A single Nostoc sp. PCC 7107 DNA region contains:
- a CDS encoding non-ribosomal peptide synthetase, whose amino-acid sequence MKQNNIEDIYELSPMQQGMLFHKLAAPNSVVYFEQNCFTLKTQLNIVAFQKAWQRVVDRHPILRTAFYWDNLDKPYQVVYQQVELPWEFQDWRQLSFSEQQQQLKAFLKTDGDRGFEMSRSPLIRLTLIQVADDTYEFVFSFHHILMEGWSLNWLWQEVYEFYHAFCQGQDLYLERPRPYREYITWLQQQDLNQAEAFWRQKLQGFTLPTPISIGNISPNFPEQPEDYHRHEVLLSANLTAALKSLARKYQLTLNIVIKGAWTLLLSRYSQKSDIVFGSTSSGRPTALVDAESMVGLFINTLPLRVQVDSDAILTSWLKNLQAQEVEMREYEYSPLLKIQQWSEIPRGLQLFDSILVFDNELVDYNQGALAENIGVVQSELLGESKSFFDWTNYPLTVGVVPKSDSFNLSISYDIRRFDSDTISRMLGHLEMLLESFVANPESKLRELPMLTAQDNQILQKWNQTNADYAHDQCIHELFLAQVQKTPDAVAIVFENQQITYQELNTKANQLAHQLRSLGVKPEVLVGLCTQRSIEMIIGLFAILKAGGAYVPIDPTYPQQRLAMVLNDAEITILLTQEYLLTKLPAHTAKVICIDKDVDWQSATSEHPVNLATPSNLAYVIYTSGSTGKPKGVAIEHQSLVNFVQAAIAEYQIQPQDRILQFASISFDTACEEIFPCLLCGATLVLRTDNMLVSTATFWEKCQQHSISVLDLPTAFWHQLTAELTTFKLPESLRLVIIGGEKALPDKVKTWQQHVDSRIRLINSYGPTETTVVATICDLANLTGEVPIGRAIANVQTYVLDPDLQPVPIGVWGELYIGGVGVARGYLHQPELTQQKFIPNPFSNLPDSRLYKTGDRVRYRNDGQLEFNGRIDNQVKIRGFRIELGEIETAINEHPAVREAIVISRKDLSDSEQLVAYVVANISDVVTEQSSTFDLNSQQASQWQAVFDNLYNELDSNQQSGFYIKGWESSYTGLHLPDAEVREWMNQTVERISNLKPTKILEIGCGGSGLMLLRFAPHCTQYCATDISQNALNILQQQLNQLGQDLSGVSFIHKAADDFTGMTPDTFDAVFIVSVAQYFPSVDYLFKVLAGAVNVVEPGGCIFLGDVRNFSLLEAFHTSVQLHKAPASLAVANLQQQVQKQIFAEKQLVIDPGFFFALKQHLPQISHVEIHLERGQFHNELTKFRYDVIIHVGEAIPTVDISWLDWQQDKLTLSSVRQLLIESEPDILGIANIPNARVLSDVKAVELLQNPGDITNVGELRQAIQTIVTTGVDPEELWALSAELPYIVDISWSADNVDGQYQVVFKKHTVTSQQPIVVAPPGSKTTISAQSWHNFANTPLQQMSNTQIVSLLRQHLEAKLPQYMMPSAFVVLDALPLTPNGKVDRQALPTPGTKRPELQAAYQPPQTEVEKTIANIWQEILNVGEVGIHDNFFELGGHSLLLIQVYGKLQKVFQRDFTIVDMFEYPTISHLAKYFTQEPQAETSVVPHSQPSENRTASVQRRKQVRKEHRAATKQKDI is encoded by the coding sequence ATGAAACAAAATAATATTGAAGATATCTATGAACTTTCACCGATGCAGCAGGGTATGCTGTTTCACAAGCTGGCTGCACCAAATTCGGTGGTATATTTCGAGCAGAATTGCTTTACTTTAAAAACTCAGTTGAATATTGTTGCTTTCCAAAAAGCTTGGCAGCGTGTTGTCGATCGCCATCCGATTTTACGGACTGCTTTTTATTGGGATAATCTGGATAAACCTTATCAAGTTGTTTATCAGCAAGTAGAATTACCTTGGGAATTTCAAGACTGGCGACAATTATCTTTTTCTGAGCAACAACAGCAACTCAAAGCCTTCTTAAAAACCGATGGCGATCGCGGCTTTGAAATGTCGCGATCGCCATTAATTCGCCTGACATTAATTCAAGTGGCTGATGATACTTATGAATTTGTTTTCAGCTTTCATCACATCTTAATGGAAGGTTGGTCTTTAAACTGGTTATGGCAGGAAGTTTATGAGTTTTATCATGCCTTTTGTCAAGGACAAGATTTATATTTAGAACGCCCCCGTCCCTACCGTGAATATATTACTTGGCTCCAGCAACAAGACCTAAATCAAGCAGAGGCTTTTTGGCGGCAAAAACTCCAAGGTTTTACATTACCAACACCCATCAGTATCGGTAATATTTCGCCTAATTTTCCTGAACAGCCAGAAGATTATCACCGACACGAAGTCTTGCTGTCGGCGAATCTGACAGCTGCTCTCAAATCTTTAGCCCGCAAATATCAGCTAACATTAAATATTGTCATTAAAGGCGCTTGGACATTACTTTTAAGTCGTTATAGTCAAAAGTCAGATATAGTTTTTGGTTCGACATCTTCCGGACGACCAACAGCCTTAGTAGATGCAGAATCTATGGTGGGATTGTTTATCAATACCTTGCCCTTAAGAGTACAAGTTGATAGTGATGCTATTCTCACATCTTGGTTGAAAAATCTCCAAGCCCAAGAAGTAGAGATGCGGGAGTATGAATATAGCCCATTGCTGAAAATTCAACAATGGAGTGAAATACCTCGTGGTTTACAACTATTTGATAGTATTTTAGTTTTTGATAATGAATTAGTAGACTACAATCAAGGGGCGTTAGCAGAAAATATCGGAGTTGTTCAGTCTGAGTTATTGGGCGAATCGAAGTCATTTTTTGATTGGACAAACTATCCTCTTACTGTGGGGGTAGTGCCGAAATCCGATTCATTTAATTTGTCTATTTCCTACGATATTCGGCGCTTTGATAGTGATACTATAAGCCGGATGTTGGGGCATTTAGAAATGTTATTAGAGAGTTTTGTGGCTAATCCCGAAAGCAAATTGCGGGAATTGCCAATGCTGACTGCTCAAGATAATCAAATACTGCAAAAATGGAATCAGACAAACGCTGATTATGCCCACGATCAATGTATCCATGAATTGTTTTTAGCTCAGGTACAAAAAACACCTGATGCTGTTGCTATCGTTTTTGAAAATCAACAAATAACTTATCAAGAACTCAACACCAAAGCTAACCAATTAGCACATCAGTTGCGTTCTTTAGGTGTGAAACCAGAAGTTTTAGTGGGACTTTGTACCCAGCGCTCAATTGAAATGATCATTGGGTTATTCGCTATCCTCAAAGCAGGAGGAGCCTATGTACCTATCGATCCCACCTATCCGCAGCAGCGATTGGCAATGGTGCTAAATGATGCTGAAATCACAATATTACTGACGCAAGAATATTTATTAACTAAGCTACCAGCACATACAGCAAAGGTGATCTGCATAGACAAAGATGTTGATTGGCAATCAGCAACTTCAGAGCATCCTGTTAATCTAGCTACACCCAGCAATCTCGCCTATGTGATTTATACATCAGGCTCGACTGGCAAACCCAAAGGTGTCGCCATCGAACATCAGTCTTTAGTCAACTTTGTTCAAGCCGCGATCGCCGAATATCAAATACAACCCCAAGACCGGATTTTACAATTTGCTTCGATTAGCTTTGATACCGCTTGTGAAGAAATCTTTCCTTGTTTGCTCTGTGGTGCAACTTTGGTGTTGCGAACCGATAATATGCTAGTTTCCACAGCAACTTTCTGGGAAAAATGCCAACAGCATTCGATATCGGTATTAGATTTACCTACAGCCTTTTGGCATCAACTCACTGCTGAACTGACAACATTCAAGTTACCAGAATCACTGCGGCTAGTGATTATTGGCGGTGAAAAAGCCTTACCAGACAAGGTTAAAACTTGGCAACAGCACGTAGATTCACGCATACGTTTGATTAATAGCTACGGCCCAACAGAAACTACAGTAGTGGCGACAATTTGCGATTTAGCAAATCTCACAGGAGAAGTGCCGATTGGCAGAGCGATCGCAAACGTGCAGACCTATGTCTTAGATCCTGATTTACAACCAGTTCCCATCGGCGTTTGGGGCGAATTGTACATTGGCGGTGTGGGTGTGGCTAGGGGCTATCTGCACCAACCAGAACTCACACAGCAGAAGTTTATCCCCAATCCTTTTAGCAATCTACCAGATTCTCGACTTTATAAAACAGGCGATCGCGTACGCTACCGCAATGATGGTCAACTAGAATTCAATGGTCGGATTGATAACCAAGTCAAAATTCGCGGCTTCCGCATTGAGCTTGGAGAAATCGAGACGGCGATCAACGAACATCCAGCCGTCAGGGAAGCGATCGTGATTTCCCGCAAAGATCTGTCAGACTCTGAGCAGTTAGTAGCTTATGTAGTTGCTAATATATCTGATGTTGTCACAGAACAGTCATCAACATTTGATTTGAATAGCCAACAAGCCTCACAGTGGCAAGCAGTTTTTGATAACCTCTACAACGAGTTAGACTCAAACCAACAATCGGGTTTTTATATCAAAGGCTGGGAAAGTAGCTATACAGGCTTACATCTCCCTGATGCAGAAGTCCGCGAGTGGATGAATCAAACAGTTGAACGGATTTCTAATCTCAAACCCACCAAAATCCTTGAAATTGGTTGCGGTGGTAGCGGTCTGATGCTTTTACGCTTTGCGCCTCATTGTACACAATACTGTGCAACTGACATTTCACAAAACGCGCTGAATATTCTCCAGCAACAACTAAATCAGTTAGGACAAGATTTGTCAGGAGTCAGTTTCATCCATAAAGCCGCAGATGACTTTACTGGGATGACTCCAGATACTTTTGATGCTGTATTCATCGTCTCCGTTGCTCAATATTTTCCCAGTGTTGACTATTTATTTAAAGTCTTGGCAGGTGCTGTTAATGTAGTGGAGCCTGGAGGTTGTATATTTTTAGGAGATGTCCGTAATTTCAGCTTACTAGAGGCTTTTCACACTTCTGTGCAACTACATAAAGCACCAGCCTCTCTTGCTGTAGCCAATTTACAACAACAGGTGCAGAAGCAAATATTTGCTGAGAAACAGTTAGTTATTGATCCCGGCTTTTTCTTCGCTTTAAAACAGCATCTACCTCAGATTAGTCATGTAGAAATTCATCTAGAACGCGGGCAATTTCATAATGAGTTAACTAAATTCCGCTACGATGTGATTATTCACGTGGGAGAAGCAATTCCCACAGTCGATATTTCATGGTTAGATTGGCAACAAGATAAATTAACTCTTTCATCTGTCCGCCAATTACTAATAGAGAGTGAGCCGGATATTTTAGGAATTGCGAACATACCTAATGCTCGTGTCTTATCAGATGTCAAAGCTGTAGAATTGCTCCAGAACCCTGGAGATATCACAAATGTGGGAGAGCTACGCCAAGCAATCCAGACAATAGTTACAACTGGGGTAGATCCTGAAGAACTATGGGCTTTGAGTGCAGAATTACCTTATATTGTCGATATTAGCTGGTCAGCTGATAATGTCGATGGTCAATATCAAGTAGTCTTTAAAAAGCACACCGTAACATCACAACAGCCGATAGTGGTGGCTCCCCCTGGGAGTAAAACAACCATTAGCGCTCAGAGTTGGCATAATTTTGCTAATACTCCCCTACAGCAGATGTCGAATACTCAGATTGTGTCATTATTACGGCAGCATTTAGAAGCCAAGCTACCACAGTACATGATGCCTTCCGCATTTGTGGTTCTAGATGCACTCCCCTTGACACCTAATGGTAAAGTAGATCGCCAAGCCTTACCTACACCGGGAACGAAAAGACCGGAATTACAAGCCGCTTATCAACCACCCCAAACTGAGGTGGAAAAAACTATTGCTAATATTTGGCAAGAAATACTTAATGTTGGCGAAGTTGGAATCCATGACAATTTCTTTGAACTTGGTGGTCATTCCTTGCTGTTAATACAAGTGTATGGCAAGCTGCAAAAAGTATTTCAGCGAGATTTCACCATCGTTGATATGTTTGAATATCCGACTATTAGCCACTTGGCGAAATATTTTACTCAAGAACCTCAAGCAGAAACATCTGTTGTTCCACATTCTCAGCCATCAGAAAATAGAACAGCTTCGGTACAGCGGCGCAAACAAGTCAGGAAAGAGCATCGAGCCGCTACCAAGCAAAAAGATATTTAG
- a CDS encoding SDR family NAD(P)-dependent oxidoreductase, translated as MEYALAQLFMSWGIQPQAMIGHSIGEYVAATIAGVFSLEDALMIVAKRGQLMQQLAPGSMLAIPLAESDVKLLLNADLEIAVINSPSACVVSGTKVAIAALQSQLSSQGIECRLLHTSHAFHSQMMQPIVGEFVEFVQQFSLHPPSISLISNVSGGWMEDAQATSPSYWGEHLRRGVRFSDGISLLIQQFEGVFLEVGPGRSLSGLTTQHLHRDAKQLVLGSLRHVKDQLSDVEFLLQTLGRLWLFGVEVDWSAFAVDEQRHRLPLPSYPFERLKYWIEPKKLEQSTSISLAKKPDIADWFYIPFWKPALPLIQPELPELVSIKACTLVFLDEYGLGMKLVKQLESQNQDTVTVKIGNKFTRSSEYEYTINPQTHHDYDELMQQLISNNNFPQKIVHLWNVTPIVEQELENLELEKAQVTGFYSLLFLAQSLGKQETVKAVQLTVISNNIQSVTGTEVLFPEKATLLGPVKVIPQEYTNINCRSIDVALPSSGSWQEQKLVENLVAELTVNDSEKLIAYRGLNRWVQTFEPVRLDKTQIAKPRLREKGVYVITGGLGGIGLVFARYLARTVQAKLLLIGRSVLPKKDEWEQWLTTHDETDSINRKIRQVQELENLGAEVLVVGADVSNIKQMQSAIAQAEQQFGEINGVIHAAGITEGKSFAAIAQISHSNCEEQFQPKVYGLLVLKKVLHNKQIDFCFLLSSLSSILGGLGHIAYSSANIFMDAFVQQYNQSHPSSWSSISWDGWQLDAAKEHPDSQELGINSAEGITAFQEILNISKFNHLVVSTGDIQARIKQWIQLESLQENPRQPINLSLYVRPELKNKYVAPRNEIEQQIAHIWQEILGIKDIGLYDNFFELGGDSLLIIQVRSKIIKIFNRNLSVAELFEYSTISNLAEYISGKKIEEPIFQQADERAIRKEAAMQEKRQLMKQRRKIDV; from the coding sequence ATTGAATATGCTTTAGCCCAGTTATTCATGTCTTGGGGGATACAACCACAAGCGATGATTGGTCACAGTATTGGGGAATATGTTGCAGCTACGATTGCGGGTGTATTTTCTTTAGAAGATGCTTTGATGATTGTGGCGAAACGGGGACAACTGATGCAACAACTAGCGCCTGGTAGTATGTTAGCGATTCCGTTGGCTGAATCAGATGTGAAGTTGCTGTTAAATGCAGATTTAGAAATCGCAGTGATTAATAGTCCATCTGCTTGTGTTGTGTCTGGGACAAAAGTGGCTATTGCGGCTTTGCAAAGTCAATTATCTTCTCAGGGGATTGAATGTCGATTGCTGCATACATCTCATGCTTTTCATTCCCAGATGATGCAGCCAATTGTTGGTGAGTTTGTCGAGTTTGTACAGCAATTCTCGTTACATCCACCAAGTATTAGTTTGATTTCTAATGTGAGTGGTGGGTGGATGGAGGATGCACAGGCGACAAGTCCCAGTTATTGGGGTGAACATTTGCGTCGAGGTGTGAGGTTTTCGGATGGGATTTCTTTGTTAATTCAGCAGTTTGAGGGTGTGTTTTTGGAGGTGGGGCCGGGACGTAGTTTAAGTGGTTTGACTACGCAGCATTTACACAGGGATGCAAAGCAGTTGGTGTTGGGTTCTTTACGTCATGTTAAAGACCAATTGAGTGATGTTGAGTTTTTGTTGCAGACTTTGGGGCGGTTGTGGTTGTTTGGTGTTGAGGTTGATTGGTCTGCTTTTGCTGTTGATGAACAGCGCCATCGTTTACCTTTACCTTCTTATCCTTTTGAACGTCTCAAGTATTGGATTGAGCCAAAAAAGCTGGAACAATCTACTTCAATTTCACTAGCTAAAAAGCCTGATATAGCTGACTGGTTTTATATTCCTTTTTGGAAGCCAGCTTTACCGCTAATCCAACCCGAACTTCCAGAATTAGTATCTATAAAAGCCTGCACTTTGGTTTTTCTTGATGAGTATGGCTTGGGTATGAAATTGGTAAAACAATTAGAAAGCCAAAACCAAGACACAGTTACGGTAAAAATTGGTAATAAATTTACTAGATCAAGTGAGTATGAATATACAATTAATCCACAAACTCATCATGATTATGATGAATTAATGCAGCAGTTAATTAGTAATAATAACTTTCCCCAAAAAATTGTTCATTTATGGAATGTTACTCCTATAGTTGAGCAGGAATTAGAAAATCTAGAGCTAGAGAAAGCCCAAGTTACAGGATTTTATAGTTTGCTATTTCTTGCCCAATCTTTGGGAAAACAAGAAACTGTAAAGGCAGTACAACTCACAGTTATTTCTAATAACATACAGTCGGTTACAGGCACTGAAGTACTTTTTCCAGAAAAAGCGACTTTACTCGGCCCAGTTAAAGTTATACCTCAAGAATATACTAATATAAATTGTCGTAGTATTGATGTTGCCCTCCCTTCTAGTGGTAGTTGGCAAGAACAAAAATTAGTAGAAAACTTAGTAGCAGAATTGACTGTTAATGATTCTGAAAAGCTAATTGCTTATCGAGGGTTAAATCGTTGGGTGCAAACTTTTGAGCCAGTGCGTTTAGATAAAACTCAGATAGCAAAGCCGCGACTGAGAGAGAAAGGAGTTTATGTCATTACAGGTGGACTCGGAGGTATTGGACTGGTTTTCGCAAGATACTTGGCTCGAACTGTACAAGCAAAACTATTGTTGATAGGACGTTCAGTTTTACCTAAAAAAGACGAGTGGGAACAATGGTTAACTACTCATGATGAGACTGATAGCATTAACCGCAAAATTCGCCAAGTTCAAGAACTCGAAAACTTAGGTGCAGAAGTGTTGGTAGTGGGTGCTGATGTCAGTAATATAAAACAAATGCAAAGTGCGATCGCCCAAGCTGAACAACAGTTTGGTGAGATTAACGGAGTCATCCATGCGGCTGGAATTACAGAAGGAAAGTCTTTTGCAGCGATCGCACAAATTAGTCACAGTAATTGTGAGGAGCAATTTCAACCAAAAGTATACGGACTTTTAGTGTTGAAGAAAGTCTTACACAACAAACAGATAGATTTTTGCTTTTTGCTTTCTTCTTTATCTTCTATTTTAGGAGGATTAGGTCATATTGCTTACTCATCTGCTAATATTTTTATGGATGCTTTTGTACAGCAATATAATCAAAGTCATCCTAGTTCTTGGAGCAGCATCAGTTGGGATGGTTGGCAACTTGATGCAGCTAAAGAACACCCAGATAGCCAGGAATTAGGAATTAACTCAGCAGAGGGAATCACAGCTTTTCAAGAAATTTTAAATATTAGTAAATTCAATCATCTTGTTGTTTCTACTGGAGACATTCAAGCTAGAATTAAACAATGGATTCAGCTAGAATCATTACAAGAAAACCCACGGCAACCTATAAATTTATCATTATATGTTCGACCTGAGTTAAAAAATAAATATGTTGCTCCTAGAAATGAAATTGAACAACAAATTGCTCACATCTGGCAAGAAATTCTAGGGATAAAA
- the panP gene encoding pyridoxal-dependent aspartate 1-decarboxylase PanP: MTSSSQEILNKNSLFESEPALHDDVAGQVMQMFTSFDQVNSLEQQIDAITENISQDFLSTIDSNTNIDLDFLLEKFSDSQIPVHPTNFESYLKYISNNVVAHSIHTSSPRFIGHMTSALPSFVRPLAKLMTAMNQNAVKIETAKALSFCEREALAMLHRQIYSFSEGFYDQHIQNNLSTLGILVSGGTVANITALWCARNAALGPKDGFLGVEKEGLVAALDVYGYTGAVIIGSDLMHYSFDKAADLMGIGLHSLIRIPTDCHNRINLQLLRQTVTECRQQNLLIIAIIGVAGTTDSGGVDALEEIAEIAQAANTHFHVDAAWGGPLIFSEKYRYKLAGIEKADSVTIDGHKQLYLPMGIGMVFFRDPYLASAIEKQASYTMRKGSFDLGKRALEGSRPGMALLLHAGLKLIGLKGYEFLINEGIRKTQYMATCIDAMPEFELLAEPDTNLLLYRYIPEHLRELAAKRQITKTDNQIINKFNESLQKTQRQIGNSFISRTIKKNLNSGNEFPVVAMRAVLANPLTTEADILAVLHDQIQIATKITI; this comes from the coding sequence ATGACCTCCAGCAGCCAAGAAATACTCAACAAAAATTCCCTTTTTGAATCAGAACCAGCATTACATGATGATGTCGCCGGACAAGTCATGCAAATGTTCACTTCATTCGATCAGGTCAACTCCCTTGAGCAACAAATAGACGCAATTACTGAAAATATTTCTCAAGATTTCTTAAGCACTATAGACTCGAATACCAACATTGATCTAGATTTTCTATTAGAAAAGTTTTCTGATAGTCAAATTCCCGTTCACCCGACTAACTTTGAGAGCTATCTCAAATACATCAGTAACAATGTAGTGGCTCATTCTATCCATACATCTTCACCGCGATTTATCGGTCACATGACCTCTGCACTGCCTAGTTTTGTCCGCCCTTTAGCTAAACTCATGACGGCCATGAACCAAAACGCCGTCAAAATAGAGACAGCTAAAGCCCTGAGTTTTTGTGAACGTGAGGCCTTGGCGATGTTGCATCGGCAAATTTATAGTTTTTCGGAAGGTTTCTACGATCAACACATTCAAAATAACCTCAGTACATTGGGCATTTTAGTTTCTGGCGGTACGGTAGCAAATATCACAGCACTTTGGTGTGCGCGGAATGCTGCATTAGGGCCAAAAGATGGATTTCTGGGTGTCGAAAAGGAAGGTTTAGTAGCTGCTTTAGATGTTTATGGTTACACAGGAGCAGTCATTATTGGCTCTGACTTGATGCACTACTCCTTTGATAAAGCTGCGGATTTGATGGGGATAGGTCTCCATAGTTTGATCAGAATCCCGACGGACTGTCATAATCGCATTAACTTACAATTGCTGCGCCAAACTGTTACAGAATGTCGTCAGCAAAACTTACTGATTATCGCCATTATCGGGGTTGCTGGTACTACAGATTCTGGTGGCGTTGATGCTTTAGAAGAGATTGCAGAAATTGCCCAAGCCGCCAATACTCATTTTCATGTAGATGCTGCTTGGGGTGGGCCGCTAATTTTTTCGGAAAAATATCGCTATAAGCTGGCTGGGATAGAAAAAGCTGATTCTGTCACCATTGATGGTCATAAACAGCTATATTTGCCAATGGGTATCGGTATGGTCTTTTTCCGCGATCCTTATCTCGCTTCTGCGATCGAAAAGCAAGCCAGTTATACCATGCGAAAGGGGTCATTTGATTTAGGAAAACGTGCTTTAGAAGGTTCTCGCCCAGGTATGGCTTTATTGTTACACGCTGGTTTAAAGCTAATTGGGCTAAAAGGATACGAGTTTTTAATTAATGAAGGCATCCGTAAAACTCAATATATGGCTACTTGTATTGATGCGATGCCGGAATTTGAATTGTTAGCCGAACCAGATACAAATCTGCTCCTTTATCGCTATATTCCAGAGCATTTAAGAGAACTAGCAGCGAAAAGACAAATAACGAAAACTGACAATCAAATTATCAATAAATTCAATGAATCTTTGCAGAAGACTCAAAGACAAATTGGTAATAGTTTTATTTCCAGAACTATCAAAAAAAATCTCAATTCTGGCAATGAATTTCCTGTAGTTGCCATGCGGGCTGTGCTGGCGAATCCTTTAACTACCGAAGCCGATATTCTGGCAGTTTTACACGATCAAATCCAAATTGCCACCAAAATCACAATTTGA
- a CDS encoding type I polyketide synthase, which yields MDNFNNSLTFNDEIAIIGMSGRFPGAKDIDIFWQNLCKGVESISFFSDAEVVSAGVNPAVINEPNYVKASGILDDIELFDAKFFGFSPREAELTDPQHRLFMECVWSALENAGYNSETYSGAISLFAGVALSKYLLANLYPHRDLMESEDSITIGNDKDFLATQISYKLNLKGPSINVQTACSTSLVAVHLACQSLMNGESDIALAGGVSIGVPQTTGYLYQPGGIHSPDGHCRAFDAQAQGTNGGNGLGVVVLKRLEDAIADGDCIHAVIKGSAINNDGCLKVGYTAPSVEGQREVILEALALAGVDPETITYVEAHGTGTILGDPIEISALTKAFTARTQKKGYCAIGSVKTNIGHLNTAAGITGLIKTILSLKHQKIPPSLHFQQPNPEIDFANSPFYVNSQLAEWETNGTPRRAGVSSFGIGGTNAHIILEQAPDIQPSSPSRPWQILLLSAKTSTALETATINLATHLQQHPEINLADVAHTLQVGRRAFEHRRMVVCRNTEDAVKALTSAEPQRVLTHHRQPTHCPVIFMFSGQGAQYVDMAKELYEQETIFQQQVDNCAAILQPYLGDRYSFPTISQ from the coding sequence ATGGATAACTTCAATAATTCTCTAACTTTTAATGACGAAATAGCGATAATCGGGATGTCAGGGCGGTTTCCTGGAGCTAAAGACATCGATATTTTTTGGCAGAATTTGTGTAAAGGTGTAGAATCAATCTCTTTTTTTAGTGATGCAGAAGTAGTATCTGCTGGTGTCAATCCCGCTGTGATTAATGAGCCTAATTATGTCAAAGCCAGCGGTATATTAGATGATATAGAGTTATTTGATGCTAAATTTTTTGGTTTTTCTCCTAGAGAAGCGGAATTGACAGATCCACAACACCGCTTGTTTATGGAGTGTGTTTGGTCAGCTTTAGAAAATGCTGGCTATAATTCCGAAACTTATAGTGGCGCAATTAGTCTGTTCGCTGGTGTTGCCTTAAGTAAATATTTGCTGGCAAATTTATATCCGCATCGGGATTTAATGGAATCAGAAGACAGTATTACTATTGGCAATGATAAGGATTTTTTAGCAACACAAATTTCTTATAAATTAAATTTAAAAGGGCCAAGTATTAATGTTCAAACCGCTTGCTCCACATCATTAGTTGCTGTTCACCTCGCTTGCCAAAGTTTAATGAATGGTGAAAGTGATATTGCTTTAGCAGGCGGTGTTTCGATTGGAGTACCACAAACAACTGGTTATCTCTATCAACCAGGCGGAATTCATTCTCCTGATGGTCATTGTCGAGCTTTTGATGCTCAAGCACAAGGAACTAATGGTGGCAATGGTTTAGGTGTAGTAGTCTTAAAAAGATTGGAAGATGCGATCGCAGATGGTGATTGCATTCATGCTGTCATTAAGGGTTCAGCCATTAATAACGATGGTTGTTTAAAGGTGGGATACACTGCTCCTAGTGTGGAAGGTCAAAGAGAAGTAATTTTAGAAGCTTTAGCCTTAGCTGGTGTTGACCCTGAGACAATTACTTATGTAGAAGCACATGGTACAGGCACTATTTTAGGAGATCCCATTGAAATTAGCGCTTTGACCAAAGCATTTACAGCCCGCACCCAGAAAAAAGGATATTGTGCAATAGGTTCAGTCAAAACAAACATCGGACACCTCAACACAGCAGCAGGAATCACAGGCTTAATCAAAACAATCCTGTCACTCAAACACCAAAAAATCCCACCCAGCCTACACTTCCAACAACCAAACCCCGAAATCGACTTCGCCAACAGCCCCTTTTACGTCAACAGCCAATTAGCAGAGTGGGAAACCAACGGTACACCACGACGCGCCGGAGTCAGTTCCTTTGGAATTGGAGGAACCAACGCCCACATCATCTTAGAACAAGCACCAGACATTCAACCTTCCAGCCCCTCCCGTCCCTGGCAAATATTACTCCTATCCGCCAAAACCAGCACCGCCCTAGAAACAGCCACCATCAACCTAGCAACACATTTACAACAACACCCAGAAATTAACCTAGCTGATGTCGCCCATACTCTCCAAGTCGGTCGCAGAGCATTTGAACATCGTCGTATGGTAGTGTGTCGTAACACAGAAGATGCAGTCAAAGCCTTAACTTCTGCTGAACCACAACGGGTATTGACTCACCATCGTCAACCAACTCACTGTCCAGTCATCTTCATGTTTTCTGGACAAGGGGCGCAATATGTAGATATGGCGAAGGAACTCTACGAACAGGAAACCATATTTCAACAACAAGTAGATAATTGCGCTGCGATTTTGCAACCATATCTGGGGGATAGATATTCGTTCCCTACTATATCCCAGTAG